A window of the Chloroflexus sp. Y-396-1 genome harbors these coding sequences:
- the truB gene encoding tRNA pseudouridine(55) synthase TruB, with translation MTELVGFLVIDKPAGFTSHDVVMRVRRLVGKTVKIGHAGTLDPAATGVLPIALGSATRLIDQLVEARKGYLGVVRLGVQTTTDDSEGEPIATRPVPAITVADLEAVLAQFRGTIVQQPPVFSALHVDGQRAYTLARAGAEITLEARPVRIDQLMLVSYDPPDLVIAVECGKGVYIRALARDIGTALGCGGHLAALQRTFVGPFRLEQAIPLAELTDRASLIRHLVPPDTVLSDWPVLKLSAADVRKICHGMAIPATDLDAPRARAYDPTGKLIALLHRDGMYWRPVKVFT, from the coding sequence ATGACGGAGTTGGTTGGATTTCTGGTTATCGATAAGCCCGCAGGTTTTACGTCGCACGATGTGGTGATGCGCGTCCGCCGACTGGTCGGCAAAACGGTGAAGATTGGTCATGCGGGTACGCTCGATCCAGCAGCTACAGGTGTGCTTCCAATTGCCCTTGGCAGCGCGACTCGCCTGATCGATCAGTTGGTCGAGGCCAGGAAAGGGTACCTTGGTGTGGTTCGGCTGGGTGTCCAAACGACTACCGATGACAGTGAAGGAGAGCCAATAGCAACCCGACCGGTACCGGCCATCACCGTTGCCGATCTTGAGGCCGTGTTGGCCCAATTCCGAGGTACGATTGTTCAGCAACCACCGGTCTTTTCGGCGCTCCACGTAGACGGACAGCGGGCATACACTTTGGCTCGTGCCGGTGCTGAGATCACGCTGGAAGCGCGACCGGTACGCATTGATCAGCTTATGCTCGTGTCGTATGATCCACCTGATCTCGTGATCGCAGTCGAATGTGGTAAAGGGGTCTACATTCGTGCGTTGGCTCGTGATATTGGAACCGCGCTAGGATGTGGTGGGCATCTCGCGGCGTTGCAGCGTACTTTCGTGGGGCCATTTCGTCTTGAACAGGCCATTCCGCTTGCAGAGTTGACCGATCGAGCATCGCTGATCAGACATCTCGTTCCGCCTGACACTGTATTATCAGATTGGCCTGTGCTCAAACTTAGTGCGGCGGATGTGCGCAAGATATGTCATGGTATGGCTATTCCAGCTACCGACCTCGATGCACCACGAGCGCGGGCCTACGATCCCACCGGCAAACTAATTGCATTACTCCACCGCGACGGTATGTACTGGCGACCGGTTAAGGTATTTACCTGA
- a CDS encoding bifunctional oligoribonuclease/PAP phosphatase NrnA — translation MIFTNPLQAVEPIRNISAQAQRILVLSHVNPDGDAIGSMLATVHVLRELGKDVIALASSPPIDYCAVLPGFTDLQVYRSGSSLPECDLIWMVDVAHLSRAGLIYDEHEAFLRSKSLIIVDHHATNDGGGAVSVIQPQAASCAEVLFDLFTALAWPVSPAAATCLYLGILTDTQGFQIPSVVPATFRRAAALLEAGAEKQRVVDAVFFSIPPSTLRLTGMAMSQLQHEDGIFWTVVSQEMLRAAQADESATDDTVSRLQRVAGMRACVLFRERPDGTVKISLRSVPGVDVAAVAQRWGGGGHRQAAGATLQMSLEAAVAEVLPVLRQAVQGNL, via the coding sequence ATGATTTTTACTAATCCCCTGCAAGCGGTCGAACCGATCCGCAACATATCGGCCCAAGCACAACGGATACTCGTCCTGAGTCATGTTAACCCCGATGGTGACGCGATCGGGTCAATGCTGGCGACCGTACACGTGTTGCGTGAACTTGGCAAAGATGTTATTGCACTGGCGTCCTCGCCGCCGATTGACTATTGTGCGGTCTTACCCGGCTTTACCGATCTTCAGGTCTACCGGTCAGGTTCATCACTCCCTGAGTGCGATCTGATTTGGATGGTTGATGTGGCTCATCTCTCACGTGCCGGTTTGATTTATGATGAGCATGAGGCGTTTCTCCGTTCCAAATCGCTAATTATCGTTGATCACCATGCCACCAACGATGGCGGCGGTGCAGTGAGTGTCATTCAGCCACAAGCTGCTTCGTGTGCAGAAGTGTTATTTGATCTGTTCACTGCCCTTGCCTGGCCTGTTTCGCCCGCAGCGGCAACCTGTTTGTATCTGGGCATACTTACCGATACGCAGGGATTTCAAATCCCAAGTGTAGTGCCGGCGACCTTTCGCCGAGCAGCTGCGCTCCTTGAAGCGGGCGCCGAGAAGCAGCGAGTAGTCGATGCCGTTTTTTTCTCAATCCCGCCTTCGACATTGCGCTTAACCGGTATGGCGATGTCGCAGTTGCAGCATGAAGATGGTATCTTCTGGACGGTCGTTTCGCAAGAGATGTTACGTGCAGCACAAGCCGATGAGTCGGCAACTGATGATACAGTTTCCCGTTTGCAACGAGTGGCCGGAATGCGGGCCTGCGTACTCTTCCGCGAACGCCCCGATGGTACGGTAAAGATTAGTCTGCGTTCGGTTCCCGGAGTTGATGTGGCTGCCGTTGCCCAACGCTGGGGGGGTGGTGGTCATCGTCAGGCAGCAGGGGCAACGTTGCAGATGAGTCTTGAAGCAGCAGTAGCCGAAGTCTTACCGGTGTTGCGACAGGCTGTGCAGGGCAATCTATGA
- a CDS encoding class I SAM-dependent methyltransferase, whose protein sequence is MNSSDAPFDPYYKKRITYTLRGQQFLFDVGHTIFSSFQIDEGTDLLLRLIEPASPDPQRILDLGCGCGVIGICLARRFPQAEVTLVDKDLLAVRYARHNAILNATPNVTVLGSVGLSDAPPGPYDLIVSNIPAKIGDYAIEHEFILAPLHHLRPGGEYWFVVVSGLNHLIPRLGPRHNLRLKEIKKRAGHSVYRIILPAAPIATGEI, encoded by the coding sequence ATGAACAGTAGTGACGCTCCCTTCGATCCTTATTATAAGAAGCGGATTACCTATACGCTGCGTGGTCAGCAGTTTCTCTTCGATGTTGGGCATACGATCTTTTCATCGTTTCAGATCGATGAAGGCACCGATCTTCTTTTGCGTCTGATTGAACCAGCATCACCTGACCCACAGCGCATTCTCGATCTCGGTTGTGGCTGCGGTGTGATCGGCATCTGCCTGGCTCGTCGTTTTCCGCAAGCGGAAGTGACTCTGGTTGATAAAGACCTCCTCGCAGTACGATATGCTCGCCACAATGCGATACTGAACGCGACGCCGAATGTTACGGTGCTTGGGAGCGTTGGCTTAAGCGATGCTCCTCCTGGCCCTTACGATTTGATCGTCTCAAACATTCCGGCTAAAATCGGAGACTACGCCATCGAACACGAATTTATTCTGGCGCCACTACACCATCTGCGGCCTGGTGGAGAATACTGGTTTGTCGTCGTGAGCGGTCTCAATCATCTGATCCCTCGTCTCGGCCCACGACATAATTTACGACTCAAGGAGATTAAGAAGCGTGCTGGTCATTCTGTCTATCGGATCATACTACCAGCCGCTCCTATCGCGACAGGAGAGATATGA
- the rbfA gene encoding 30S ribosome-binding factor RbfA, with protein MAKQRLQQVADTMQRILGEVIQKELKDPRVGFATVTGVEVSADLQHAKVRISVMGSPEEREATMAVLQRARGFLRKRIAEEMGYMRFIPELHLIQDTSLDYTMHIDEVFRAIQQERLVNPPKIDDEQ; from the coding sequence ATGGCAAAACAACGATTACAACAGGTTGCCGATACGATGCAACGTATTCTTGGCGAAGTGATACAGAAAGAATTAAAAGACCCGCGCGTTGGCTTTGCTACCGTGACCGGAGTCGAAGTGAGTGCCGATCTTCAGCATGCGAAGGTTCGTATTTCGGTGATGGGTTCGCCAGAAGAGCGTGAAGCGACAATGGCGGTTTTACAGCGAGCACGTGGCTTTTTGCGGAAGCGAATTGCTGAGGAGATGGGATATATGCGGTTTATTCCCGAACTTCATCTTATTCAGGATACTTCGCTCGATTACACCATGCATATTGATGAAGTGTTCCGTGCAATTCAGCAGGAACGGCTGGTCAATCCGCCGAAGATTGATGATGAACAGTAG
- the infB gene encoding translation initiation factor IF-2, which translates to MSDKPRRDTGSTGTGAGRSTGQAGNNRVATSSPNAGTGRNPNASSGAGRSAGNHSSGSGRPATSGRNLTPPAAQRSTPASSAGKTGGAANARQNATPPARGAATPAAGRGGNNARGRNQNVQSARGRQQPEERERDHVLRRPPSPAAPRPVVRPRGPVALPPVMTVRELSEATGIGAADILKAMLKGGMLANINQQIDYETAALIMADFGVETTEIVPEQMAGIVEDIKEVLKAQPPEEMRPRPPVVTIMGHVDHGKTKLLDAIRSTRVAEGEAGGITQHIGAYQVEVNHRKITFLDTPGHEAFTAMRARGAQVTDIVVLVVAADDGVKPQTEEAIAHVKAAGVPMIVAINKIDLPTANPDRIKQQLANIGVIVEEYGGNVPCVHVSARQKINIDGLLEMILLVADLEDLRANPNAPAVGTIIEAKLDKSRGPVATVLIQNGTLHLEDNVLVGCVAGKIKSMFSDSGKRLRHAEPSTPVEIVGLEGVPQAGDILQVMDDLVMAREIALQRQRQQRAEAMAATVRGTSLEELFGKVKQGQVKELNLILKADVQGSLDAIAHLIEQLNQSQQAVQTRIIHRGVGAITEGDVNLALASHAIIIGFNARPDPAARRHAEQHGVDIRFYNIIYQLQDDLKKAMAGMLAPTVKEVVEGYAEVRNTFRLPTREVVAGVYVTDGKVTRTGQNVRVLRRGVVIHDGKISSLKRFKDDVREVTAGYECGLIVEGFNDIEIGDALEFYRQETVAASL; encoded by the coding sequence ATGAGCGATAAACCACGACGTGATACAGGAAGTACGGGAACGGGTGCTGGACGAAGCACTGGCCAGGCAGGCAATAATCGTGTCGCTACCAGTTCACCTAATGCCGGTACCGGTCGCAATCCGAATGCGTCTTCAGGTGCTGGTCGTTCGGCAGGGAATCACTCCAGTGGGAGTGGACGACCGGCAACATCTGGTCGTAATCTGACCCCGCCAGCAGCTCAGCGCAGTACGCCTGCTTCCAGCGCCGGAAAAACCGGTGGGGCAGCTAATGCCCGTCAGAATGCGACACCACCTGCTCGTGGTGCTGCAACACCAGCGGCTGGACGTGGGGGCAATAATGCCCGTGGCCGTAATCAGAATGTACAGTCAGCCCGTGGCCGTCAACAGCCTGAAGAACGTGAGCGCGATCATGTGTTGCGCCGTCCACCATCGCCAGCGGCGCCGCGACCGGTGGTTCGTCCCCGTGGGCCGGTGGCTTTACCTCCTGTGATGACGGTACGTGAACTCTCCGAGGCAACCGGGATTGGTGCTGCTGATATTTTGAAGGCAATGCTAAAGGGAGGGATGCTAGCCAATATTAATCAGCAGATCGACTACGAGACGGCGGCGCTGATTATGGCTGACTTTGGGGTTGAGACGACGGAAATTGTACCCGAACAAATGGCGGGTATCGTTGAAGACATCAAAGAGGTGTTGAAAGCGCAACCCCCCGAAGAGATGCGTCCGCGACCACCGGTAGTGACCATTATGGGTCACGTTGACCACGGGAAGACGAAGCTGCTCGATGCGATTCGCTCGACACGGGTAGCCGAAGGTGAGGCTGGTGGCATTACTCAGCATATCGGTGCGTACCAGGTTGAGGTTAATCATCGGAAGATCACCTTTCTCGATACACCAGGACACGAGGCGTTTACCGCTATGCGTGCTCGTGGCGCCCAGGTGACTGATATTGTGGTGCTGGTGGTTGCGGCTGATGATGGTGTGAAGCCACAGACCGAAGAGGCGATTGCCCACGTGAAGGCCGCCGGCGTGCCGATGATCGTGGCGATTAATAAAATCGATCTCCCGACAGCCAACCCTGATCGGATTAAGCAGCAGTTGGCAAATATCGGCGTGATTGTTGAAGAATACGGTGGAAATGTGCCTTGCGTGCATGTCTCTGCACGTCAGAAAATCAATATCGATGGCCTGTTAGAGATGATCTTGCTGGTAGCCGATCTTGAAGATCTGCGTGCTAATCCGAATGCTCCGGCGGTCGGCACCATCATCGAAGCAAAGCTGGACAAGAGCCGTGGGCCGGTTGCAACGGTGCTGATCCAGAACGGAACCCTTCATCTTGAGGATAATGTGCTGGTCGGGTGCGTCGCCGGTAAGATTAAGTCGATGTTTAGCGATAGTGGGAAACGTCTCCGCCATGCTGAACCATCAACTCCTGTGGAGATTGTTGGCCTGGAAGGTGTACCACAGGCCGGTGACATTTTGCAGGTGATGGACGATCTGGTCATGGCGCGTGAAATTGCCTTGCAGCGTCAGCGGCAGCAACGGGCTGAAGCGATGGCGGCTACTGTCCGTGGTACCAGCCTCGAAGAGCTGTTTGGCAAGGTGAAACAAGGACAGGTGAAAGAATTGAACCTGATCTTGAAAGCTGACGTGCAAGGGTCACTTGACGCTATCGCACACCTGATCGAGCAGTTGAACCAGTCTCAGCAGGCAGTGCAAACCCGGATCATCCACCGTGGGGTTGGCGCTATTACCGAGGGGGATGTCAATCTTGCTCTGGCCAGCCACGCGATCATCATCGGTTTCAACGCCCGCCCCGATCCAGCCGCCCGTCGGCATGCCGAGCAGCATGGGGTTGATATTCGCTTCTACAACATCATTTATCAGTTGCAGGATGATTTGAAGAAGGCAATGGCCGGTATGCTGGCGCCAACCGTTAAAGAGGTGGTCGAAGGCTATGCCGAAGTGCGCAATACGTTCCGATTACCGACCCGCGAGGTCGTGGCCGGTGTCTACGTAACTGATGGTAAAGTTACACGCACCGGTCAGAATGTGCGCGTCTTGCGCCGTGGTGTGGTGATCCACGATGGTAAGATTTCGTCACTGAAACGCTTTAAGGACGATGTGCGTGAGGTGACGGCTGGCTACGAGTGCGGTCTGATCGTTGAGGGCTTTAACGATATTGAAATCGGTGATGCACTGGAGTTCTATCGTCAGGAGACAGTCGCAGCGTCACTCTAA
- the rnpM gene encoding RNase P modulator RnpM yields the protein MAANLKTGGPRPRHIPQRMCIVCRQSDAKRALIRLVRRADGRVTIDPTGKQPGRGAYLCHNPACWNQALRRNVIERALKIAALHPEDRAAIEARGQQFLQEMESTVAE from the coding sequence ATGGCGGCCAACCTCAAGACCGGTGGGCCACGCCCACGGCACATACCACAACGGATGTGTATCGTCTGCCGACAAAGTGATGCCAAGCGGGCATTGATTCGGCTAGTGCGTCGTGCTGATGGGCGTGTAACTATCGATCCAACTGGGAAACAGCCCGGACGTGGTGCGTATTTGTGCCATAATCCCGCGTGCTGGAACCAGGCTTTGCGCCGCAATGTGATTGAACGGGCGTTGAAGATTGCGGCGTTGCATCCCGAAGATCGGGCAGCAATTGAAGCAAGAGGACAACAGTTTCTTCAGGAAATGGAGTCAACGGTGGCTGAGTAG
- the nusA gene encoding transcription termination factor NusA — protein MKSDFYAAIAQIASERGIPKEAIIEVMEKALVSAYRRLLGPNPPAVEVVVKLDPISGVARVYAEKQVVDEVYDERFEIDLESARRIKPDAQIGEAVLVETTPRDFGRIAAQTAKQVVLQGIKEIERNYIYSEFENREGELLTATVQRNNGPRGNVILELGKAEAIIPPKEQVANDRYYHGQRLKVYLMEVKKDDRGPRLIASRAHKNLILRLFEMEVPEIYNGVVEIKSIAREPGLRTKVAVVARQEGIDPVGSCVGMRGIRIQNIVNELNGEKIDVVQWSSDPREYIANALSPAQVVEVHLNDHDHTALVIVPDKQLSLAIGKEGQNVRLAAKLTGWRIDIKSASALLEEERAAAEARAEAEAEQMAIEAELAMSPIETRVVQPDGTIRYRGHRYGPLGNDLVGETVHVRTTSQMIFIYYNDRLFASYILQEGGQTLPDEE, from the coding sequence ATGAAAAGCGATTTTTACGCAGCGATTGCTCAAATTGCATCTGAGCGCGGTATTCCAAAAGAAGCCATTATTGAGGTGATGGAGAAAGCGCTGGTAAGCGCCTACCGGCGCTTGTTAGGCCCAAATCCGCCGGCTGTTGAGGTCGTTGTGAAGCTAGATCCGATCAGTGGTGTGGCGCGGGTGTACGCTGAAAAACAGGTGGTCGATGAAGTCTATGATGAGCGATTTGAGATTGATCTCGAATCGGCTCGGCGCATTAAGCCCGATGCTCAAATCGGTGAAGCGGTTTTGGTCGAGACAACGCCGCGCGATTTTGGTCGGATTGCAGCTCAGACGGCCAAGCAGGTTGTGCTGCAGGGGATCAAAGAGATCGAGCGTAACTACATCTACAGCGAGTTCGAGAATCGTGAAGGCGAGTTGTTGACGGCCACGGTTCAGCGTAACAACGGCCCGCGTGGCAATGTCATCCTTGAACTGGGTAAAGCTGAAGCAATTATTCCGCCAAAAGAGCAGGTAGCCAATGATCGGTACTACCATGGGCAGCGCCTGAAAGTCTACCTGATGGAGGTCAAAAAAGATGACCGTGGCCCGCGCTTAATTGCCTCGCGAGCACACAAGAATCTGATCCTCCGTCTATTCGAGATGGAGGTGCCTGAAATTTACAATGGCGTCGTCGAGATTAAATCCATTGCTCGTGAGCCGGGTTTACGCACGAAGGTCGCAGTTGTTGCCCGGCAAGAGGGGATTGATCCGGTTGGTTCATGCGTGGGCATGCGTGGTATTCGCATTCAGAACATCGTGAATGAGCTGAATGGCGAGAAGATCGATGTCGTGCAATGGTCTTCCGATCCGCGTGAATATATTGCTAACGCACTCTCACCGGCGCAGGTGGTTGAAGTGCATCTGAACGATCACGACCACACTGCACTGGTTATTGTGCCCGATAAGCAATTGTCGCTCGCAATAGGTAAGGAAGGGCAGAATGTGCGGCTGGCAGCCAAATTGACGGGCTGGCGGATCGATATTAAGAGTGCTTCGGCCTTGCTCGAAGAGGAACGGGCGGCGGCTGAGGCGCGAGCCGAAGCTGAGGCTGAACAGATGGCGATTGAGGCTGAACTGGCGATGTCCCCGATTGAAACACGGGTCGTGCAGCCGGATGGCACTATTCGCTATCGCGGTCACCGCTACGGTCCGTTAGGGAATGATCTGGTTGGTGAGACTGTGCACGTGCGCACGACATCACAGATGATTTTTATTTACTACAATGATCGCCTGTTCGCTTCTTATATCTTGCAGGAAGGCGGACAGACGTTGCCCGATGAGGAGTAA
- the gyrB gene encoding DNA topoisomerase (ATP-hydrolyzing) subunit B has product MTSERPTTYDESQIQVLEGMEAVRKRPGMYIGPTDINGLHTMVREVVDNSVDEVMAGRATSVSVTIHRDGSVTVSDDGSGIPVGIHPKEGISTLTLVMTRLHAGGKFGSGGYKVSSGLHGVGVSAVNALSAYMRVDVYRNGRHYYQEYRAGVPVTDVIDLEPTDRHGTTTRFLPDTTIIQTLDYNFDTLAQRFREMSYLNKGLRFKFVDERTNRELNFYFEGGIVSYVRHLNKDKTVLHRQPFYVERMVDDVMVEIALQYTDSFDTDNVYTFANNINNVDGGSHLSGFRTALTRVINNYARAKGLLKENESNLTGDDVREGLTAVISVKLKDPQFSSQTKEKLVSPEAASAVATVFSDAFSTWLDENPTEARRIIEKAISAARTRLAVQKVRETARKSAMEGFSLPGKLADCSDPNPARCELYIVEGDSAGGTAKQGRDRRFQAVLPLRGKILNVEKSRLDRMLSNAEVRALITAIGTSIGDQFDLSKLRYHRIFLMTDADVDGSHIRTLLLTFFFRHMRPLITNGHLFIAQPPLYRIRHGREQVYTYSDAERDAYLSKLPPGTKVEIQRYKGLGEMNAEQLWETTMNPQNRVILQVTLEDAARADETFTMLMGDLVPPRRRFIQTHANEVVELDI; this is encoded by the coding sequence ATGACGAGTGAACGACCAACAACCTACGATGAGAGTCAGATTCAGGTGCTTGAGGGCATGGAAGCTGTCCGCAAGCGACCTGGGATGTACATTGGCCCAACCGATATTAACGGCCTGCACACGATGGTGCGCGAGGTCGTTGATAATTCGGTTGATGAAGTCATGGCCGGACGAGCAACTAGTGTGAGCGTGACTATCCACCGTGATGGTTCGGTGACGGTTAGTGATGATGGTTCAGGGATTCCGGTCGGTATCCACCCGAAAGAGGGGATCAGTACGCTTACCCTCGTTATGACTCGACTACACGCTGGTGGAAAGTTTGGTAGTGGTGGCTATAAGGTCTCGTCTGGTCTGCATGGCGTTGGTGTCTCGGCAGTCAATGCGCTTTCAGCCTATATGCGAGTTGATGTCTACCGCAATGGTCGTCACTACTACCAGGAGTATCGTGCCGGCGTGCCGGTAACCGATGTTATTGATCTCGAACCAACCGACCGCCACGGCACCACCACGCGCTTTCTACCCGATACCACCATCATTCAAACGCTCGACTACAATTTTGATACGCTGGCTCAGCGCTTCCGCGAAATGAGCTACCTGAATAAGGGACTACGCTTCAAGTTCGTTGATGAACGAACCAATCGCGAACTCAACTTTTACTTTGAAGGTGGGATCGTTTCATATGTGCGCCACCTCAATAAAGACAAGACAGTTCTCCACCGTCAGCCGTTTTATGTCGAGCGAATGGTAGACGATGTGATGGTGGAGATCGCATTGCAATATACCGACTCGTTTGACACCGACAATGTCTATACCTTTGCCAATAACATTAATAATGTTGACGGCGGTTCGCATCTGTCGGGGTTTCGTACTGCACTGACGCGAGTCATCAATAATTACGCACGGGCGAAAGGATTACTGAAAGAAAATGAGAGCAATCTCACCGGTGATGATGTGCGCGAGGGATTAACGGCGGTGATCAGTGTTAAGCTGAAAGATCCCCAGTTCTCGTCGCAAACGAAAGAGAAGCTGGTCAGTCCGGAGGCTGCGAGTGCTGTTGCTACCGTCTTTAGCGATGCGTTCAGCACCTGGCTCGACGAAAACCCCACGGAAGCGCGCCGGATTATCGAGAAGGCTATTTCGGCTGCACGAACTCGGCTCGCGGTGCAGAAGGTGCGCGAGACGGCTCGCAAGAGTGCAATGGAAGGATTTTCATTGCCTGGAAAGCTGGCCGATTGCTCCGATCCGAATCCAGCTCGCTGTGAGTTGTACATCGTCGAGGGGGATAGCGCAGGTGGCACCGCCAAACAAGGACGTGATCGCCGCTTCCAGGCAGTTCTGCCGTTGCGGGGCAAGATTCTGAATGTCGAGAAGAGTCGGCTTGACCGCATGCTTTCGAATGCAGAAGTGCGAGCGTTGATTACGGCTATTGGAACTTCGATTGGCGATCAATTTGACCTGAGTAAGCTGCGCTACCATCGTATCTTTCTGATGACTGATGCTGATGTTGATGGTAGCCACATTCGGACGCTCTTGCTGACCTTCTTCTTCCGGCATATGCGTCCACTGATAACGAACGGACATCTTTTTATCGCTCAGCCGCCACTTTACCGGATCAGGCATGGCCGTGAACAGGTGTATACCTATTCTGATGCCGAGCGGGATGCGTATCTGAGCAAGCTGCCACCTGGAACAAAAGTGGAGATTCAGCGATACAAAGGTTTAGGTGAGATGAACGCCGAGCAGCTTTGGGAAACGACGATGAACCCACAAAATCGGGTGATCCTTCAGGTCACCCTGGAAGATGCAGCCCGCGCCGATGAGACCTTCACGATGCTGATGGGTGATCTGGTGCCGCCACGACGACGGTTCATTCAAACCCACGCGAACGAGGTTGTCGAGCTGGATATTTAA
- a CDS encoding DUF3352 domain-containing protein → MTVDPFSLPPVTSQPPRRSNLFFLIAGISVGVLLIAIGAGALLFNLLTQRSSKIPELLPSETQIFAAITPNLSDLPNIDRLRRAFPETFDYQNDQTTSDLLAEQFGVSFNEDIAPWIGAEMAFAVYGLPIERLVEPDLGNLDSPFGLSTPPIPANDTAISEGNILLVVSVRDQRAAQDFLDKQRAYRESKGERFTSSTTSGVTVYYASDTPDNVFAAFALARDMVVFANKPDGITNLIQQPSDTSLARNASFQATVQSLPNDRIGTIYIAGNTIAQLTQTAIGTANLSDTVPFAQDAMKIGQAMHGIGLTMAVIEDGLRFDATAVLDQERLSGELRERLKTFRPAVSPERAANVSSDAVGVISFAIPADWGQQLRDQLAASLDTANTLRDLERSLNIDLERDLFRWFHGEGVIAILPNNSIDLPVGGYFALQVTDQSAAQDGMQTLTTLIEDLIGVSFEDVSIGRTQVKAITEADFFIGYGFNGRDLVIAVGRSAMESAFGAEKKLASVAAYTDAIKAMPSPNPGIFYVNLQAARELSNRLGNDVDPEFDQRLTPFRAMTTSGTVGIDDRGVARGTLLLSIAP, encoded by the coding sequence ATGACGGTCGATCCATTTTCGCTGCCACCCGTGACCTCTCAACCACCACGACGCAGTAATCTCTTCTTCCTTATCGCAGGTATATCGGTCGGTGTATTATTGATCGCCATTGGCGCAGGCGCGCTCCTGTTCAATCTGCTCACCCAACGTTCCAGCAAGATTCCGGAACTGCTGCCATCCGAAACCCAGATCTTTGCAGCGATCACCCCTAACCTGAGCGACCTGCCCAACATCGACCGCCTGCGCCGTGCCTTTCCTGAAACGTTCGATTACCAGAACGACCAGACTACATCCGATCTGCTTGCCGAACAATTCGGAGTTTCATTCAACGAAGATATTGCACCATGGATCGGTGCTGAAATGGCATTCGCCGTGTATGGGTTGCCGATTGAACGTCTGGTTGAACCCGATTTGGGGAACTTAGACTCGCCGTTTGGTCTCTCAACACCGCCGATACCCGCGAATGATACAGCGATTAGCGAAGGGAATATTTTGCTTGTTGTAAGTGTACGCGATCAGCGTGCGGCACAGGATTTTCTTGATAAACAGCGTGCCTATCGTGAAAGCAAGGGTGAGCGGTTTACCAGCAGTACAACCAGTGGTGTTACCGTTTATTATGCGAGTGACACCCCAGATAATGTGTTTGCTGCATTTGCCCTCGCCCGCGATATGGTGGTCTTTGCCAACAAACCTGACGGGATTACGAACCTGATCCAACAACCGTCGGATACCTCACTGGCACGAAATGCGTCGTTTCAGGCCACCGTCCAAAGTTTACCAAATGACCGCATTGGTACGATCTACATCGCCGGGAACACGATCGCACAGTTGACGCAAACTGCTATCGGTACAGCTAATCTGAGCGATACAGTACCGTTTGCACAAGATGCGATGAAAATCGGACAGGCCATGCACGGTATTGGGCTAACCATGGCTGTGATCGAAGATGGACTGCGGTTTGATGCGACAGCAGTTTTGGATCAAGAGCGCTTGAGTGGCGAGTTGCGCGAGCGCCTCAAAACCTTCCGACCAGCGGTATCACCGGAACGCGCCGCTAATGTTAGTAGCGACGCAGTGGGTGTAATCAGTTTTGCTATTCCCGCCGATTGGGGTCAGCAACTGCGCGATCAACTGGCTGCTTCACTCGACACTGCCAACACCTTACGCGATCTCGAACGTAGCCTCAATATTGACCTGGAACGTGATCTGTTTCGTTGGTTTCACGGTGAAGGAGTGATCGCCATTCTGCCCAACAATAGCATTGATCTGCCGGTCGGTGGCTACTTCGCTTTACAGGTGACCGATCAGTCGGCAGCTCAAGATGGGATGCAGACCCTGACAACGCTCATCGAAGACTTAATTGGGGTCTCGTTCGAGGACGTTTCAATTGGGCGCACACAGGTAAAGGCAATCACCGAGGCAGATTTCTTCATCGGTTACGGTTTTAACGGGCGTGATCTGGTTATTGCCGTGGGTCGTTCGGCGATGGAGTCGGCATTTGGAGCTGAAAAGAAACTGGCGAGTGTTGCCGCCTACACCGATGCGATCAAGGCAATGCCATCACCAAACCCTGGTATTTTTTATGTTAACTTACAGGCAGCCCGCGAGCTAAGCAATCGGCTTGGTAACGATGTCGATCCAGAATTCGATCAGCGGCTGACCCCATTCCGGGCAATGACAACAAGTGGCACTGTTGGGATCGATGATCGTGGTGTGGCACGTGGCACGCTTCTCTTGAGCATTGCGCCGTGA